A region of Melitaea cinxia chromosome 15, ilMelCinx1.1, whole genome shotgun sequence DNA encodes the following proteins:
- the LOC123660588 gene encoding Golgi-specific brefeldin A-resistance guanine nucleotide exchange factor 1-like, which produces MVMPAERVGPLRDAYLWRVLQRRGRAPVTALSASFERAPPPSAEDVSRNNTRDCAALAALAGLERCAALLARLPAHTLSLDTLLLTLCKFTGLLAPQHTSYIAIGVSLGQSSKAQCALRRACAVAARHADCVRDSWRHILELLNTLYIGRLLPQCLVEAEDYLAPGGKVSLIREDARGGDSGLLSSIYSYIALGESAMRAPTPHEKSLIDAASECVAKCNFPGLLVTETKFLQLESLQELVRAMVTLGAPPDSDSVQLNPQLEDITIFFLELLGRTLRPCAGCVAGGGPAHGARGALGGRAGRGGADPSAHGAAALRGAPHALRARRAAAAGAPHAALPPALPAVLPAGGRREWTLSVSYLTPSPTPHTARLMRCEPAAPPLLAHLTLLYRLPYRLFYQQADVISCGLYELVKTSAQNVHSGAEWSILLSLLAAAGAGAWPRTNSESILYTQDEIEPHWH; this is translated from the exons ATGGTGATGCCGGCGGAGCGCGTGGGCCCGCTGCGCGACGCGTACCTGTGGCGCGTGCTGcagcggcgcgggcgcgcgccg GTGACGGCGCTGTCGGCGTCTTTCGAGCGCGCCCCGCCGCCGTCCGCCGAGGACGTGTCGCGCAACAACACGCGCGACTGCGCCGCCCTGGCGGCCCTGGCCGGGCTGGAGCGCTGCGcggcgctgctggcgcgcctGCCCGCGCACACGCTGTCGCTGGACACCTTGCTGCTCACGCTCTGCAAGTTCACCGGCCTGCTGGCGCCGCAGCACACCTCCTATATTGCTATTG GCGTGTCTCTGGGCCAGTCAAGTAAGGCCCAGTGCGCACTGCGCCGCGCGTGCGCAGTGGCGGCGCGGCACGCCGACTGTGTGCGCGACAGCTGGCGACACATACTCGAGCTCCTCAACACGCTTTATATCGGCCGCCTACTGCCTCAG TGTCTCGTGGAAGCGGAGGACTACCTCGCCCCTGGTGGCAAAGTATCGTTGATTCGAGAAGATGCAAGAGGCGGCGACAGTGGACTGCTCTCCAGTATATACTCCTACATCGCACTTGGGGAAAgtg CTATGCGGGCTCCTACTCCTCACGAAAAAAGTCTAATAGACGCGGCGAGCGAGTGCGTCGCTAAATGCAACTTCCCGGGCTTACTTGTCACTGAGACAAAGTTCTTACAGTTGGAGAGTTTACAG GAGCTGGTCCGTGCTATGGTCACACTGGGCGCACCGCCAGACTCGGACAGCGTTCAGCTCAACCCACAGTTGGAGGACATTACAATATTCTTTTTAGAGTTGCTTGGACGAACACTC CGACCGTGCGCTGGCTGTGTGGCCGGAGGCGGGCCCGCACACGGCGCGCGTGGTGCGCTGGGCGGGCGGGCGGGGCGCGGGGGCGCTGACCCGAGCGCTCACGGCGCTGCTGCGCTGCGCGGCGCGCCTCATGCGCTGCgagcccgccgcgccgccgctgCTGGCGCACCTCACGCTGCTCTACCGCCTGCCCTACCGGCTGTTCTACCAGCAGGCGGACGTCGTGAGTGGACACTCTCTGTTAGTTATCTGACGCCGTCCCCGACCCCTCACACGGCGCGCCTCATGCGCTGCgagcccgccgcgccgccgctgCTGGCGCACCTCACGCTGCTCTACCGCCTGCCCTACCGGCTGTTCTACCAGCAGGCGGACGTC ATCTCGTGCGGTCTATACGAACTGGTGAAGACGTCAGCACAGAACGTACACAGCGGTGCGGAGTGGAGCATTTTGCTGTCGTTACTAGCAGCGGCTGGAGCCGGGGCCTGGCCAAGAACCAACAGTGAGTCGATTTTATATACACAAGACGAGATAGAACCCCATtggcattaa
- the LOC123660115 gene encoding collagenase-like, translating to MNFLIVVALALAVAAEDSITTNYHEAIGIPEATRIWLAERAQDFDGSKIVGGQASALGANPHLGGLIIVLTNGRQSVCGSSLISNTKLVTAAHCWRDSNSQARQFTVVLGSLRLFSGGVRIETRSVQAHASYNTQNLNNDIAIISISHVTFTNAIRRVALATGSNNYVGVWATAAGFGKTSDSAGISNSQSQKHVTMQVITNAVCTSTFGPSVITASTMCTATNAGSTCNGDSGGPLVIGSGDNRQLIGITSFGSGSGCSRRLPAGFTRVTSFATWINARL from the exons ATGAACTTCTTAATTGTGGTTGCTCTAGCCCTGGCCGTTGCAGCTGAGGATTCTATCACTACTAACTATCATGAAGCGATTGGCATTCCTGAAGCTACACGTATCTGGTTAGCGGAAAGGGCGCAAGATTTTGATGGTAGCAAAATAGTAGGAGGACAGGCTTCAGCTCTTGGCGCTAATCCTCATCTG GGTGGCTTGATTATTGTATTGACAAACGGCAGACAATCGGTATGCGGATCTTCGCTTATCTCGAACACcaagttggtgaccgcagctcACTGCTGGAGGGACTCTAACTCACAAGCTCGTCAGTTCACTGTCGTCCTCGGATCTCTTCGTCTATTTTCGGGAGGTGTTCGCATAGAAACCAGAAGTGTCCAAGCCCATGCCAGCTATAACACCCAGAATCTCAACAATGACATAGCTATTATTTCCATCAGCCACGTAACCTTTACCA ACGCAATTCGGCGAGTTGCATTAGCCACTGgtagtaataattatgttgGTGTCTGGGCAACGGCTGCTGGATTCGGCAAAACTAGCGATT CTGCTGGCATATCAAACAGTCAGTCACAGAAACATGTCACTATGCAAGTTATTACCAACGCCGTCTGTACCAGCACTTTTGGTCCCAGTGTCATTACTGCTTCGACAATGTGTACTGCCACTAATGCCGGAAGTACGTGCAACGGTGACTCCGGTGGCCCTCTTGTTATTGGCAGTGGCGACAATCGTCAGTTG ATCGGTATCACCTCATTCGGATCTGGCTCTGGGTGCTCACGTCGCTTACCAGCCGGTTTTACAAGAGTCACTTCCTTCGCCACTTGGATCAACGCGCGCTTGTAG